In the genome of Terriglobia bacterium, one region contains:
- a CDS encoding VOC family protein, which translates to MSKASTKIFPFLWYATEAEEAAKFYTSIFPDSRVDRVTSLMSESPSGPPGSVKVVDFTLFGQRFQAMTAGPHHDFNDAISLVVLCDDQAELDTYWNALLKGGGKEQACGWLMDKYGLRWQIVPARFVEMMADKDPARSKRVTDAMLRMVKFDIAALEAAYRS; encoded by the coding sequence ATGTCGAAGGCGAGCACGAAGATCTTCCCGTTCCTCTGGTACGCGACGGAGGCGGAGGAGGCGGCGAAGTTCTACACGTCGATCTTCCCTGACTCCCGCGTGGACCGCGTGACGTCGCTGATGAGCGAGTCGCCCTCCGGGCCGCCCGGATCGGTGAAGGTCGTGGACTTCACGCTGTTCGGGCAGCGGTTTCAGGCGATGACCGCGGGACCGCACCACGACTTCAACGACGCAATCTCGTTGGTCGTGCTCTGCGATGATCAGGCAGAGCTGGACACGTACTGGAACGCGCTCCTGAAGGGCGGAGGGAAGGAGCAGGCGTGCGGCTGGCTCATGGACAAGTACGGCCTGAGGTGGCAAATCGTGCCGGCCCGTTTCGTCGAGATGATGGCCGACAAGGATCCGGCTCGCTCGAAGCGCGTGACCGATGCCATGCTACGGATGGTCAAGTTCGACATCGCCGCGCTCGAAGCGGCCTACCGGTCCTGA